The following proteins are encoded in a genomic region of Desulfuribacillus stibiiarsenatis:
- the metK gene encoding methionine adenosyltransferase has translation MAEEKRRYLFTSESVTEGHPDKICDQISDSVLDAIFAEDPNARVACETSATTGLILVAGEITTACYVDIPKIVRKTINEIGYNSDFYFDGNTCAVLTAIDEQSPDIAMGVDRALEAKEGLMSDEEIEAIGAGDQGLVFGFAVNETEVLMPLPIYLAHNLSRRLADVRKNGTLNYLGPDGKTQVTVEYDGDKPVRIDAIVVSTQHKAEITLEQIKEDIRKHVIDPEVPANLIDENTKFFINPTGRFVIGGPVGDAGLTGRKIIVDTYGGYARHGGGAFSGKDPTKVDRSGAYAARYVAKNIVAAGLASKCEVQIAYAIGVARPVSVMVDTFGTGKVSETLLTDLVNKHFDLRPAGIIKMLDLRRPIYKKTAAYGHFGRNDLDLPWEKTDKAELLKQEAGL, from the coding sequence ATGGCTGAAGAAAAGCGTAGATATTTATTTACTTCAGAATCGGTTACAGAAGGACACCCAGATAAAATTTGTGACCAAATTTCTGACTCAGTGTTAGATGCAATTTTTGCAGAAGACCCAAATGCTCGAGTAGCATGTGAAACATCAGCAACTACTGGACTTATCTTAGTTGCAGGAGAAATCACAACTGCCTGCTATGTAGATATTCCAAAGATTGTACGTAAAACAATTAATGAAATCGGGTATAATAGCGATTTTTACTTTGATGGAAATACATGTGCTGTTTTAACAGCGATTGATGAACAATCTCCTGATATTGCGATGGGAGTCGATAGAGCACTAGAAGCTAAAGAAGGCTTAATGTCTGATGAGGAAATTGAAGCAATCGGTGCTGGTGACCAAGGTTTGGTATTTGGTTTTGCAGTGAATGAGACAGAAGTACTTATGCCGTTACCGATTTACTTAGCTCATAATTTATCTCGCCGCTTAGCAGATGTTCGTAAAAATGGTACTTTGAACTATTTAGGACCAGATGGCAAAACGCAAGTAACTGTGGAATACGATGGGGACAAGCCTGTTCGTATTGATGCAATTGTTGTTTCTACACAACATAAAGCAGAGATTACTTTGGAGCAAATTAAGGAAGACATCCGTAAGCATGTAATCGATCCAGAAGTACCAGCGAACTTAATTGATGAGAATACGAAGTTCTTCATTAACCCAACGGGACGTTTCGTAATTGGTGGCCCTGTTGGTGATGCTGGGTTAACTGGCCGTAAAATCATTGTAGATACATACGGTGGTTATGCTCGTCACGGTGGCGGAGCTTTCTCTGGTAAGGATCCTACAAAGGTTGACCGTTCTGGAGCATATGCTGCTCGTTACGTTGCGAAGAATATCGTAGCTGCTGGCCTTGCTAGCAAGTGCGAAGTTCAAATCGCTTACGCAATTGGTGTAGCTCGTCCAGTATCTGTAATGGTAGATACTTTTGGCACTGGAAAAGTTAGTGAAACTTTACTTACTGATCTAGTAAACAAGCACTTTGACTTACGCCCTGCTGGAATCATTAAGATGCTTGATCTGCGTCGTCCAATTTACAAGAAGACTGCTGCTTACGGACATTTTGGCCGTAATGACCTAGATCTTCCATGGGAAAAGACAGATAAAGCAGAGTTACTAAAGCAAGAAGCAGGTTTATAA
- a CDS encoding WecB/TagA/CpsF family glycosyltransferase has product MDRTNSSAIAPAVPTVDILGIPFSTMTLEETVQYCQTMIESGQPHHMVTANPEIVMMAQENQEFRNIIKKAQLITCDGTGVVWATQYTEFPAQERVTGYDVTLRLFDLCERDGYSVYFVGAKPAVIERAVVNVQKKWPKLTIAGYHHGYFGPGDEEKICDEIMEKKPSILFVALGAPNQEFWISKYKELLNVPLAIGVGGSFDVISGTVNRAPMLWQKLRIEWLYRLIQQPSRWRRMLLLPKFMIAVWKAKK; this is encoded by the coding sequence ATGGATCGGACCAATTCATCAGCCATTGCACCGGCAGTTCCAACGGTCGATATCCTGGGGATTCCATTCTCTACAATGACATTGGAAGAGACTGTACAGTATTGCCAAACGATGATTGAATCAGGGCAACCACATCACATGGTCACTGCCAATCCAGAGATTGTGATGATGGCTCAAGAGAATCAGGAATTTCGTAACATTATTAAAAAAGCGCAGCTAATCACTTGCGATGGTACTGGGGTTGTCTGGGCAACACAATACACCGAATTCCCTGCACAGGAGAGAGTTACTGGCTATGATGTTACACTGCGATTATTCGATTTGTGCGAAAGGGACGGGTACTCCGTATATTTCGTTGGCGCCAAGCCTGCAGTGATTGAGAGAGCAGTAGTAAATGTTCAAAAAAAATGGCCAAAACTAACGATAGCAGGGTATCATCATGGGTATTTCGGGCCTGGTGATGAAGAGAAAATCTGTGATGAAATTATGGAAAAGAAACCATCCATTTTGTTTGTCGCATTAGGCGCACCGAATCAAGAGTTTTGGATTTCTAAATACAAAGAATTGTTGAATGTGCCATTGGCAATCGGTGTAGGTGGGAGCTTCGATGTGATATCTGGAACCGTTAACCGTGCACCTATGTTATGGCAGAAACTAAGGATCGAATGGCTATACCGCTTGATTCAACAGCCATCTCGATGGCGAAGAATGTTATTGCTACCAAAGTTCATGATTGCTGTTTGGAAGGCCAAAAAATAG
- the csaB gene encoding polysaccharide pyruvyl transferase CsaB: MPRILISGYYGFNNTGDDTVLDGIITALQQGYSEESSLELAVLSNQPELTAKLFGIQAYNRWSLSEIYEQLKKSDLLIMGGGSLLQDVTSPRSVIYYLGIAWLAKKMGKPIVFYAQGIGPITHSVSKHLMKHVANKVDIITVRDYKSLLELQGMGIHNPPMYLTTDPALAINPSHIDLTIGKRIFEKYGLHSTERIAGISIRVWRKERAYLDSLAAAADSLVTQGWKVVFIPMHHPMDIAPSQEIIRKMKHYQDAILIDEKNMNFRDVVSMIGNVQYMIGMRLHALILAGILGIPFTALSYDPKIDRFVESVGYPMPDHVETITTEKLLDDVSSKINHLEAQRNFLVEQVQKLKPSAQESARLALNILRDKNKPFSSNNSR, from the coding sequence ATGCCACGAATTCTAATATCCGGTTATTACGGTTTTAACAATACTGGGGACGATACCGTTCTTGACGGAATTATTACAGCTTTACAGCAAGGCTATTCCGAAGAATCGTCTTTAGAACTAGCTGTATTGTCGAATCAGCCTGAGTTAACTGCTAAACTTTTTGGCATTCAAGCCTATAACCGATGGTCTTTATCAGAAATCTACGAACAACTAAAAAAGTCCGACCTACTAATTATGGGTGGTGGCAGCCTTCTACAGGATGTCACAAGCCCGCGTAGTGTTATATATTATCTTGGCATTGCTTGGCTTGCAAAAAAGATGGGCAAGCCGATTGTTTTTTATGCCCAAGGAATTGGGCCTATTACCCATTCTGTCAGTAAGCACCTGATGAAACATGTGGCCAATAAAGTCGATATCATTACCGTAAGGGATTACAAGTCACTATTGGAACTTCAAGGCATGGGCATCCACAATCCGCCGATGTACCTAACGACGGACCCTGCTTTAGCTATTAATCCGAGTCACATTGACTTAACAATCGGGAAACGTATCTTTGAAAAATACGGGCTTCACTCGACAGAACGTATTGCCGGAATTTCGATTCGCGTCTGGCGTAAGGAGCGAGCATATCTTGACAGCCTTGCAGCCGCTGCGGATTCCCTTGTTACCCAAGGTTGGAAAGTTGTATTCATCCCTATGCACCATCCGATGGATATAGCTCCGTCCCAAGAAATCATAAGGAAAATGAAACATTACCAGGATGCTATCCTTATTGACGAGAAGAACATGAACTTTCGCGATGTCGTTAGTATGATTGGTAATGTACAATATATGATTGGAATGCGGCTTCACGCGCTCATCCTTGCTGGTATTCTAGGAATCCCATTTACTGCTTTATCGTATGATCCGAAGATTGACCGCTTTGTGGAAAGCGTTGGCTACCCAATGCCAGATCACGTAGAGACAATCACAACAGAGAAGTTATTAGATGATGTCTCATCAAAAATCAACCACCTTGAAGCACAGCGAAATTTCCTTGTCGAGCAAGTGCAAAAGCTTAAGCCTTCCGCCCAGGAAAGTGCAAGACTAGCCCTCAATATATTAAGGGACAAAAACAAGCCTTTCAGTTCCAATAACAGCAGATAA
- a CDS encoding glycosyltransferase family 4 protein — protein sequence MNTLFAYAGLFLMAISIALIATPLVKKLAILVGAVDQPDPRKVHTKIMPRMGGLAVYIAFMVTLAFELKFNIININSVLLNTTQFYGFLLGGTIIIIIGLIDDRYQISAKYKFLGQIIAAGVVMYAGIKVQFITLPFEGTFEFGWFSIPFTLLWIIGVTNALNLIDGLDGLAAGVASIALATVTIIGFAMGNTVVAFMALLLLGSTLGFLRYNFFPAKIFMGDTGALFLGYNLAIFSILGFKHVTLVSFIIPILILGVPIADTLFAILRRYLSKQPISIADKNHLHHCLLKKGWSHRTTVLIIYGISIFFSLTAIIFSQAEVWVAFTVLGVLFVITAIGAESINILNTRRQPIIHFIEDLVKYADTKQSLDKQNLKG from the coding sequence ATGAATACACTTTTTGCTTATGCGGGCCTGTTTTTGATGGCTATTAGTATTGCGTTAATAGCTACGCCGCTTGTGAAAAAGCTAGCGATTTTAGTAGGCGCAGTCGATCAGCCGGATCCAAGAAAAGTGCATACAAAAATCATGCCTCGTATGGGTGGTTTAGCGGTTTATATCGCTTTCATGGTGACATTAGCATTTGAACTTAAATTTAATATTATAAATATTAATAGTGTGCTACTAAATACTACACAGTTTTACGGATTTTTACTGGGTGGCACGATTATCATAATCATTGGATTGATTGATGATCGCTACCAGATTTCTGCGAAATATAAGTTCCTAGGACAGATTATTGCTGCGGGCGTTGTCATGTATGCAGGGATTAAGGTTCAATTTATCACCTTGCCGTTTGAAGGAACATTTGAATTTGGATGGTTTAGTATTCCGTTTACGTTGTTATGGATTATCGGGGTTACGAACGCGCTGAACCTCATTGATGGGTTAGACGGTCTAGCAGCGGGCGTTGCATCGATTGCCTTGGCAACGGTAACGATTATCGGATTTGCTATGGGGAACACAGTCGTTGCATTTATGGCGCTACTGTTATTAGGTAGTACCCTTGGATTCTTACGCTATAACTTCTTTCCAGCGAAGATTTTTATGGGTGATACAGGGGCCTTATTCTTAGGTTATAACCTAGCGATTTTCTCCATTCTTGGATTTAAGCATGTAACGTTGGTATCATTTATTATTCCAATTTTAATTCTTGGTGTGCCGATTGCCGATACACTTTTTGCGATATTACGTAGATATTTATCGAAGCAACCGATTAGTATTGCAGATAAGAACCACCTTCATCACTGTCTATTGAAAAAGGGTTGGTCGCATCGTACGACTGTACTGATTATTTATGGAATTAGTATCTTCTTTAGTCTTACGGCGATTATATTCTCGCAAGCAGAAGTGTGGGTAGCCTTTACGGTACTCGGAGTATTATTCGTAATCACAGCGATTGGTGCCGAAAGCATCAATATCCTGAATACAAGACGTCAGCCAATTATTCATTTTATTGAAGATTTGGTGAAATACGCAGACACGAAGCAAAGTTTAGACAAGCAGAATTTAAAAGGTTAG
- a CDS encoding LCP family protein, whose product MTRKRMHKKTRTALIVITVIAVTIVVSAVLGVSVLKGFMKDSYKPLPGSTETPEQAAKDAKKNLDSFTILLLGVDSREGERGARSDTVILATVNPHLEEVMLLSLPRDTYVNIPKYGNTKLNHAMAYGDVPLVKETIENFLSIKIDHYMTIDFEGFREAIDVLGGINIDVPKNMRYYDPTDGTNINLKKGYQLLDGKNALDYVRFRADAEADYGRMRRQQEFIRAIAEKATEFTSVTRVIPFIEKVTSGVKTDIYPTKMELLIRKFFGVRGDAIQSFALESRSYIGNDGIWYVDITKQERERIRTTLTEFKKMKTKPAPLQEELSDKDTADNQSTKNQSNQSNKKAGVEGSR is encoded by the coding sequence ATGACGAGAAAGCGTATGCATAAAAAAACAAGGACTGCCCTCATTGTAATTACAGTGATTGCGGTTACGATTGTAGTAAGTGCTGTATTGGGCGTGAGTGTGCTAAAGGGATTTATGAAAGACAGTTATAAACCTCTGCCAGGTTCTACAGAAACACCAGAACAAGCAGCGAAAGATGCGAAGAAGAATTTAGACTCTTTTACCATATTGTTATTAGGAGTGGACTCGCGAGAAGGTGAGCGAGGTGCTCGCTCAGATACTGTAATTTTGGCAACGGTCAATCCGCATTTAGAAGAAGTCATGCTATTGTCATTGCCACGTGATACGTATGTCAATATCCCGAAGTATGGGAATACGAAATTAAATCATGCGATGGCTTATGGTGATGTGCCACTCGTGAAGGAAACGATTGAGAATTTCCTATCTATAAAAATTGATCATTACATGACGATAGACTTTGAAGGTTTTCGGGAAGCTATCGATGTCCTTGGTGGCATTAATATAGATGTGCCTAAGAATATGCGATATTATGATCCGACAGATGGTACGAATATCAATTTAAAAAAAGGCTATCAGCTACTCGATGGGAAAAATGCGTTGGACTATGTAAGGTTTAGAGCGGATGCAGAAGCAGACTATGGCCGCATGCGTAGACAACAGGAGTTCATTCGAGCGATTGCGGAGAAAGCCACAGAATTCACATCTGTGACTCGTGTTATACCATTTATTGAGAAGGTTACTAGCGGTGTAAAGACGGATATCTATCCGACAAAGATGGAGTTATTAATCCGTAAGTTCTTCGGAGTGCGTGGAGATGCGATTCAATCGTTTGCGCTAGAAAGCCGTAGCTATATTGGCAACGATGGCATATGGTATGTAGATATCACGAAGCAAGAGCGTGAACGTATTCGTACTACACTAACTGAATTCAAAAAAATGAAGACAAAACCTGCACCTCTTCAAGAGGAACTATCAGATAAAGATACAGCAGATAATCAAAGTACTAAAAATCAGAGCAATCAAAGCAATAAAAAAGCAGGAGTGGAGGGGTCACGATAA